One segment of Parvularcula sp. IMCC14364 DNA contains the following:
- the mscL gene encoding large-conductance mechanosensitive channel protein MscL: protein MLNEFKEFAVKGNMVDMAVGIILGGAFGTIVKSLVDDILMPPIGLLMGGVDFADIKLTLKPGDAAAEIDPVTMNFGLFFNAFIAFLIVAIALFFVIKAINELKKKEEEAPAAPAEPPRQEVLLEEIRDALKK from the coding sequence ATGTTGAATGAATTCAAGGAATTTGCCGTTAAGGGTAACATGGTCGATATGGCTGTCGGCATTATTTTAGGTGGTGCTTTTGGTACTATTGTCAAGTCACTGGTAGATGACATCCTCATGCCGCCAATCGGATTGCTTATGGGCGGAGTAGATTTTGCAGACATCAAATTGACTTTGAAGCCGGGTGACGCGGCGGCAGAGATTGATCCTGTGACTATGAACTTTGGCCTGTTTTTTAATGCCTTTATTGCTTTCCTGATCGTTGCAATTGCACTGTTTTTTGTGATCAAGGCCATCAATGAGCTGAAGAAGAAGGAAGAAGAAGCACCAGCAGCGCCAGCTGAGCCGCCACGTCAGGAAGTCCTGCTTGAAGAAATCCGCGATGCGTTGAAAAAATAA